tatatagatcatcatGCACGTCATTTTGAATTTCCCCCCTTGTTATTGTCTTAAGAAACTGAAATGATTCCCAACTTTCGTTTCTGATCATCTTATCTTGAAGACATGTGCAGTCGCAATCCGTTAAAAATGGGCCAATCCACCACTAGTAAATATACACAtgcaaaaaacagagaaatcatgaAATTGGGATACTATTGCTAAAAGtggaataaaatttataaggaATCTTTTGAGAAAGCTTCAATACGTGCGCGCGAGACATTAATAAATGGCCAGTACTCGACATGACTGCATATGTATGATCAGATTTGTCTAGAACTTAAGGTATATATAGAGTGTTGAGTCGGATTCCAAACCTGCTAAATAATTATCCATGGTATATCATGATCATCAGAGTTAATctttataattatgtatgtaCGTAGTTTGATAGAGTTAGCCAATGAACTCTAAAAAAGATCGATTAAGTAGCCTCAAAGtacaaataaatgcaatattATTTAAGTACGCGGttgttttgtttcatttatgcatatatatatatatataagcagtgGATGCAAGCAAGCCCTTCGATATACAACTGCATAACCTTTGTTctccatacatatatacatacatacatatacatatatatatatatatatgcgaaaaggaaattaaggacACGAAACTTAATATTACAAGTTTTGGTGGGAAAATGTAATCCGTGAGGAGGAGTACTATGCATAAATCAATTTCTCATATGTTATATTACAGatgatcttgaatatttcatcAACTTTTTATACGATAAAAAgacactattttttatttatttttttaagaagagagacAATACGGTAAAACTTAAAATGACATCATCGATATTGTAGttgattataaaaagaaaagagtaatgttacatatagtcattcaatattgtaattgattataaaaaaaagagtaatgttacatatagtcatGAAATGTGCAAACGTCGtataatcactttgaaaaaaaatgatccacgattaaaaagttaggttttttttttttatatgttgattctgtattaattcatttcttttaaaaaaaattatacagtaCTTATACaaccacgactacaaatattatttctaaaagaaaaaacgTCTTGAAAAGGCCAACAGGAGAAGTCCCCACACGTACATGCATGACTTGCAATTAGAATTTAGAACCCCACAGGTACAAGTCATACACATGGTGAATCACGTGCTAAAGTTTTAAGGTCCAAGTTTCGGCCGCTGAGTGCTTGGACCAGAAACAAAAGGGGCTCACGTTTAAAGGCTCTAGATCATATAATTAAATTGTAACAAAAACTCTGCGGCTGGCACGGTAATTGGCTTGGCTAATGattaattagctagctagctaggatcaCCCTAATTAAGTCATTAATTATAAAGTTTAGCAGTAAGCTAAGGGAATTGGTCCGATCTCTAATTTGTCTTTGCAACTGCGCGCATGCTGCATGGAATCTTCTTAATTAGTACGTACGATAGagcttattaataaataaattaattaattaaatcctTATCTTTATAATATTCGGGCCTACTCGGCtagtttcttatatatatatatatatatatgcaagttgATCATCCATTTGCCATTCTTTTTGGGAGCAGTTGTGAGCCATATGCACCAGCTTTTTGTCCTCCAATATTTACCTTGCTAGCTACTTGCTCTTCGTTTGCTGTACGTGGCACCCACCCAAATGACGCAAAACCCATTATTGCAGCTTGTTTTGTTCTTTGGAAAAATCAAGGAAGACATTGTTGTGGTTCAACTAATGCATTGAGAAACTGTTGTTGAAGGTTGCATTAACTGATGAAAGCACTCCATATATCGTCATGAAGTGCATGTACGTATCAATGTCACTTTtgattagatttttatttttactttcacTACCTGCTCTGGATCCCCATTTAGGGGGAAAGAATGGAAATAGATAGAGATAGTAGAGATTCGAGTGATGATAAGAGCTTTGGTGGCTAAGAATGGTACGTGCAATTGTACCAATGCAATTAGGTGCACACACTTTGTTGGCAATTCGAGCAAGAGATCACGTGGATCTTGAAGAGTAGAGGCTAGAAAATCGAATTGAACGACGCGTGTGGTGTTTTAGATAGTGGTGAAATGGTTGCTAGATCATGAGCCCCATGCATGCACGGTTTTCGGGCGACACTTGTGGCTCATGCACCTGCCTATTTGCAATGTTGTTCGACAGTCATGAAGATCTACGCTATAGGAATCTTTCGACAAGACAGGTGAGTGTCGTAGGCAGTCGGGAAGCAATAGATCGACTTTTTTTTCCTACTTAGAGAAGGAAAAAACACATTATTAAAGCTTATGAAGAAGGAGCCGTGGGGAAAGGAGGAAGATGACCAGAAGGGAGAGAATCCATGCAAGCTCCATTGAGGCACGCAACTTTGGGAATAAAAGATGAACTGCATGGGAGAGTTTTCCAGAAATAGAGGTGGTTGTGCTACTGAGGGGGGAAAAGAGAACTAGATTGTTTGTGATACAATCAGTATCGTTCCAAATTAAACTgtaaggaagagtttgagttatgtttttgaaaaaatttagttacaagtataactatacattaatatgtaactatatattaatatgtatatcaatctaatgtgattagtcaaaaagtaaattttattaaaaatagtactaatttaaattttgaatatgaagaaattagtattgatacgtagattagtatgcgactttaCTTCTAcgtaacaaaattataaaagtaaatctacaaactgacgTAATTTGATGTAATGCgacagattgtaaaattatttttattgtaaagtaaatctaacaaattttacgaaattacgtcaatttttatgaatttacttttacataatttctttatatacgtagcaattttttaaattatacattTCAAATCAAAAGCTAGATGCACCCATCGTTTATTTGTGGGATCCAGCACTTCTTTATATCATGTTAAAAGCATACGTACGTTTAATCCCAACTAATTGTTGCTTCTTTTCAGATGGATATTATATAACATGAAGTATTGGAGTATCATGAAAAAATGCAATATGCAATATGATTttagaaggaaaatgataatcttataattattttacaacttttttataACTCTTATAGGatagttttattatattaaaatttatttttaatagagtGACATAATTTTAGTAgttgtttaaaaataatttataaaaaaaatagtatcatTACTCAACTTAGAAATTAACATCGCCTAATTATGATCTTGCGGTTGAGAGATGTTTGAAGATGAGTTCTCATATGATATCCCAAACTCCCTagctataaaaaaagaaaataaaataaaagaccaTAAGAAGAAATGGTACGTGCAAGGGCCCTACACTTATTCCTACCTCGGCAGGGAATAAACTTATGGCATCAAAGTTCTTAATCATGGATATACATTAATCTGCATAACCCACaatattttatactttttttgcCTGAATGACCATATCCTCTCAGGAGTCAGGGCCCCTCTTGTAATTGAACATTGACCCACTAGGCTCTATTTTATCATCCCACATGAAATTTACTAAAACTCCCTACTCCCTTCCCTCTTTCCAAAATCCaaaccacctctctctctctttccgcTCACTAGATCGATCACCAGAGCCAACCCTCCGAGGACCTTGGCCTTCTCTTCATCTcccatatatataaacacacagGGCGCAATTGAAAGTTGATCTGAATCTCACATATCAAGTAtacgaaaaaagaaaatgctttCGACTCCTCCCAAATCTTCTGTCCTGCACCACAGAATCAACGCCAACACCACAACCACCAATACAGCGACAACGCAGTGCCAGAAGCGGTCTCCTCTGACCTGCGCCACCAAGGTGCCCGAAAACGTGGCACGCTTCCACACCCACGCCGTTGGGCCCGACCAGTGCTGCTCTGCCGTGATCCAGGAGGTCGCCGCCCCCGTGTCGACCGTGTGGTCCGTTGTCCGCCGTTTCGATAACCCGCAGGCCTACAAGCACTTCGTCAAGAGCTGCAACCTCATCGGCGGTGATGGCGATGTTGGCACCCTCCGTGAAGTCCACGTCATCTCGGGCTTGCCCGCCGCCCGCAGCACCGAGCGCTTAGAGATTCTGGACGAAGAACGTCACGTCATCAGCTTCAGCGTCGTCGGCGGTGAACATCGCCTCGCCAACTACCGGTCCGTCACCACTCTCCACCCCACAACATCGGGTAACGGCACCGTCGTGATTGAGTCATACGTTGTCGACGTCCCGCCGGGGAACACCAACGAGGATACCTGCGTGTTCGTCGACACCATCGTTCGCTGCAACCTCCAGTCGCTTGCCCAGATCGCCGAAAACTTAACCAGACGAAACAAGTCATCGTCATGAAAGTAACTTTTCcccgactatatatataatactatattctCTTATCAATGTCGTCGATCATTCGCCGTCGTTTTGGTGATTATCCTTTGTGAGTGATAGAGCACTAGCTACTAGTTCTCTTCCCATCTGCCACATAATATTTCTCTTTCTGTAATACAAATCATCAAGATTATTGTGACATATGCCTCCACCAGTCTTTGTTCTTTtcctgtaatttttttttgtaatgcaGTCGATGACTCGATACGGCCATGAGCTAACCTTTCCTTTGTCACTTTgtatgtgttttaaaattatttctctgACGTAGTAACCAGGAGCAAAAGAGAACGAAAAGAAAGATTAGGTGCCAGTGGAAGTGAacgaatatatgtatatagggGTTTGTGTAGGTGAAAAAGGAGTTTGTACGATCCACGCAGCTGTTGTGTCAGAGGCCAGAGATTTGATAGATCAGAGGCCAGAGATTAGAtagatgggaagaagaaggagatggccaacaaaaataaagactGCACTTCTCTCTTTTGAATAAATTGTGGGAAAAGACATTGCAAGTGGTAGTCAtggtgtaattattttgaagtttCCCACGTGAATTGGCCGGACTCTTGAGCCTCCTGAAGTTAAGGCGTCTATGACGTCGACGGTGATTTCAATCATTTTAAATTATCTATCAGCTCTTCATGTTTTTCCTCGGATTTTCAGAACATCAATAGAGACACcccatttgaattttgatgaagaaaaatataaacaagACAATCACATCTCTTCTTTATCAATTATACGTACCGCCGAGAGTAGGACCACTGGAATGGAACCTTAGAAACTCTATATGTGGGCTTATTCATGCATGCACATGCTGTACTGCTAAATTTGCTCCGCCAAACgcacaaataaaactagattaaaGTGGTTTTTAATTAGTTAATCTTGCTTAAGTATGAAGGTAAATGGCACCCACGCTGAAGCAaagaaagaatcaatcaaaACTTTGTGGGATTAGACGGCCCtagaatattgatatatatatacatacatacatatacatggTTAAAGATGTTCTACACTTCCAAGGTTAAACCCAATTAGGCTTTTTTCCATTTGTCGAGTATAGAAAAGAAAGGATGGgactttaattaataatattattcatttggGGGCATCCGGTAGTAGCTGGAAGTTTCCAGGTAAATGAAGGTGAACGAAGAGAGATGTAGATAAGTATGCATGGCCAATGGGGTTGGGCATTAAAAAGGTGGAAAATATGTTAGAGGTGATGATGGGAATGAAGAAGGTACGGGCAGCAGGAAGGGGGGTTGGCTGCAACTTGactttttgaataataatcGGTGTAGGCAGGCtgtataaaagaaagaaagggtgGGGATGCAAGTTGCAAATTGTTTTGTTGTTTAATTGGGGGGGCCACCGGCCACGGGCAGGGATCTCTGAGTTCCAGGATGCTGGGTTTTGAATGGGAATGGAGAATGGTTTTATTATGCAAGTTGGGGATGCAAGTGGGAGAGAAAGAGGCTGCTTTTAATGATCCCCGTGCCTACTACTATTGTCTGCTTTTCAATGCGTTCACGCCACccatacctctctctctctctctctctctctctctcgtgcgtCTCTTCAGTCTTtcattaactttttcaaactgatTATGGAAACCGTGCGATACGTCCAGAAGGCTTATTAAGTGACGATACAATTATATAGACCTGTTGACTATGTCTTCACATAATATCATttactctttatttatttaaaaaaatcagtacttttttttttaatgcaaaggGTATTTATAAAATACAGATGTTAAATCTTTTAGAAataatagttatatttttagattatgtaaattttacatatttattttaaaaaaggtgaataaattttatattcatataaaaaaattatttttctaataataaattctatttttttttaaatgtgcgAGATTTGTATACCTTTACATTATATTTAGAAttctaatattactctttttgaGTTCCTATGCAGgttaaattttgatttagatttttaaaaataaataaataaaactttaataAGAAGTTGCATCCTTCCAAATAGGAACTTGCCAATCCATGTGCATACCATGAAGTTACAAAAACTGTACCGATAAATCAATCTCCTAAGGTCAAACAGGTACTAGGAAAGAGTAATTGACCGGACCAatctataaaaacaaaatggtCCCCTCGTAACAGTCATccataatatcaaataaatcaCTTTTGTCTTTAGTAAATTTACCGAGGGTATAGTCATAGTAAAGTGTTTTTCTTTTGCAGTGAGTCGAGACGAATTCACCTAGAAAGGAACGGAAGTGCTTATCACGCCTCTAAGCTCCAAAAGCTCACTGtgattgtttggatagtgagatgatatgaaatagttttagatgaaagttgaataaaatattatattttaatattattattattttgagatttgaatagattgaattagaatttgaaaaatatgaattttttattatattttgtgtgaaaatttaagaaaattataataatgagatgaaataaaataatttatgaatccAAACAGCCCCTTAATTTTCTAAAGAAAATTCACGAAAGTTATTAAATCAGCAATAATAATTAGCATTATTTAAACCGGAGGTAACAAATCTATAAGGTATGGTGCTTGCTATTGATATTGAtgttctaattaatttttttttccctttcattcatttatttaattttcattaactATAAGCATAACTCAGTGAACTAGTCCTTTAATGCAAGTAAATCTTTAGGTTTATCCCCAAGAGAATAACTTCTACCTTTCGCCTTGTCGGGTCTTTTAAATCTGAGCCCCACTTCTTAATAACTCCAAAGGCCCATTTGAGGAAATCAATAAAACCATGCTTAGTAACCTTTttcaaatacagaaaaataatttcttttctttatttttaatttttaacttatatctactgatttaatatattttcaatatttatttatataaataaatataaacttatttaaaatGTACCAATCAACATATGTGAATAGAGACAAATTATAGCATTGCTATATTTGACTATAAGAAGatacttcaaaaaataatattcaaaaataaaagaaaattatcatatacATGTTATCTTAAGATCGCTAGCATTAGAATGTTACGAATATGTTTCACACTCATACCAATTGCATCCAAGGACTTGCACCAAGAAAATCAAAGTAAGGCTCGGGGTGACATGGGACAcctctgatgcctaagtcagGATAACGCATGTATGGTGTTTTAtctccatgaaaaaaaaatttagatgtTACCTTGGGTGTATGCCTCCCTCTCATATATATAGAGCAAGAGTTTAAATGATATGGCTTAATCCCTCCAATCCAGGTTAGGTCGCAGGTTGTTAGCACTTTGAACCTATTGCCATGCCAGGCGGGAGTATTATCCTAAGAGAGCAATCCGGGTCTTTATCTTGCAGAGAATGGTTTGCAATAATCTTAGCAACTCCCTATTAATGATGGTTAGATTGGAATTCTATGCCAAGATGTCCGTTGATTATAACCTTGATTCTTCGCTAGATAGGTCAGTGATCTTGGGTATATGGGCTTTTATGGCATGGTGATTTGTCCCCTTTCCCAAGAGAGGATATTGTCCCTCTAGTTACCCTGCAAATCcccataacatgaatgtgatgaAAATTTCCACTTCATATATCCATACCACTTTAATGCCCTAGTGCTTGCTTTTACTCCTTTTGCATTTGTTTCCTTGTGACACACATTCCCATGTTTGGGATGGCATgtgttgttttttcttctacATCCCATCATGCAGCGCTGATCATAAAATTTGCTCGTTTTCCCTCCTTTGTCTACAACACAACACATAGACTCAAAGGTTTTCTATCTTTGGTATGTTCCTTCTTCCTAGTCATCATGTCTTATTCCTTCACATTCTAGTCTTGATTAGTCCTGTGTCTCAGGGAGTCGACCAACCTGCCGCCTGGATAGTTGACTGCTAGGCCCACTTGGAGGAGGAGAATTGTTCCTTCGTTGAGAACACTCGTCGTGTTGTTTTTGTGCCGAGGGTAGAGAGAGATGAGATGGTAAGGGCCCTCTCCCAAGTGGAGTCTTACTCCCATTCCTTGAAGGATCACATCGTTGTTCTTCAATAGAACATGCTCAATCTCTGGTGCAACTTGGAGAAATCCCACGAGGAAGTGACATGATGTTATTTTTAGGGCAAAGTCTTGGAGAAGGAGCACAATGCAGTTCAAAACTGTCTCCAACACTTGGATAAGAAGTTAGAGGAAACTAAGCAACACAACTTTGATTATGTCGCCCAAGAAACTCAGTCGGAAGAAGCCCATCGGGTGCTTACCATAGTGTTGCCCATGGTGAGAAATTCCACTCTGAGGCTTAGCTCAAGGAGGTGAGTAAAGAGATTATGGAGCATGACCATCGCTTTCTATAGCTAAATGAAGTCGCAGAGACCTATAAGCAGAAATTGGCCACCTTGAAGCTAAAAATGGTTGAGCTGGAGGCCGAGGTAAAGGCGCTTCCATAGAGGAATTTATCTGCCTCTCTACTCAGCTAGCAATCATTCGAGGCGTTCATAATAGAGTATAGAGTTAGCATTTTATGCTTGGCCTTCAAAAGCTAGGAGATCATTTGCTGGAGAACCCCCGCACAACGCTGATCTTCAATTTCCTAGGTAGAGACACGATACTCAATGCCTTTCCCTCACTAGATCGCCGCAATCcctaattttcctttctctctcttctttttataTTGCAATAATCtttggacaattttttttttattgttgttgaaCATGGAATGAAAGTTTGTTTGCTTTAGTTTATTTGTCATGTTTGTCAAATGTGAATGTGTTTGTGCTTTTAATGTGAACTGGATATTGTTGTATCTAGTAAACTAGACGAATGGGCTTGTCGTTTGGCTGACCCACATGGGTGTTAAGAGTTGAGTTATGTCCCATTCTAGTTGCCAAGTGTGAGCGATAGGGGATGGGCTTGATTGGCAAGGAGTAAAACGCTAGAGGGAGTTGTCTATTTCCTTGATTTTGGTAATTGGCAAGAAGTGAAACACTTAAAGAAGTTGTTTCCTCTCTTGGTCGCCAATGCAAGTGGGGACACTCAACTTCAAGACTAAGTGGGAGATGGACTCAATCATGCTACATGGTGAGGAGTAAAGCACTTAGGgaaatttttccttctttggtgTGCAATTGGGGACACTTAGCTTAGAGGCTAGGTGGGAGATGGGCTAGACAGCTCTAGGTGGTGAGGAGTGAAACACTTAAAGAGGTTGTTTCCTCCATTTGGTCACTAGTGCAAGTGTTGACATTCAACTTTGAGAATAGGTTGGAGATGATCTTGATCACGCTAGGTGGTGAAGAGTGAAACACTTAAGAAAGTTGTTTCTTTCTTTGGCTGTCAGTTCAAGTGCGGACATTTGACTTTGAAACTAGACGGGAGATGGGCTCGATCATGTTAGGTGGCGAGGAGTGAAAGACTTAAGCAAGTTGTTTCCTCCTTTGGTCACCAATGGAAGTGAGGACACTCAGGTTGTAGCCTGGGCAGGAGATGGGCTCGACCGAGCAAGGTGGCAAGGAATGCAAAATACAATGTTTGGAAAAGCGGCCTCTTTATTGCACTGATACGATTATATTGGTGATTTTACATGAAATACTTCTTAAGGTACTTGGCATTCCATGGTTGACACATCTCTTTCCCTTTAGCATCTTTAAAGTGGTACGATCCTAACATGTGGCAGGCTATTACCATATATGGCCCTTCCCATTATGGGGCAAGCTTTCCTTATTCTAGTGTGGttgtttcaatttcttttagGACCAAGTCCCCTACCTTAAATAACTTGGGccttactctttttttaaagtattgcTCTACCTTTCTCTTACTAGTTGTCATCTTGAGGAAACCTCTTCTCTCACTTCGTCCAGCACATCGAGGTTCTCTTCTAGCCCTTAATTGTTTAGCCCTTTATTGAAGTACTAAACCTTGGAGCATGAAATTTTCA
This sequence is a window from Carya illinoinensis cultivar Pawnee chromosome 9, C.illinoinensisPawnee_v1, whole genome shotgun sequence. Protein-coding genes within it:
- the LOC122275043 gene encoding abscisic acid receptor PYL4, with the protein product MLSTPPKSSVLHHRINANTTTTNTATTQCQKRSPLTCATKVPENVARFHTHAVGPDQCCSAVIQEVAAPVSTVWSVVRRFDNPQAYKHFVKSCNLIGGDGDVGTLREVHVISGLPAARSTERLEILDEERHVISFSVVGGEHRLANYRSVTTLHPTTSGNGTVVIESYVVDVPPGNTNEDTCVFVDTIVRCNLQSLAQIAENLTRRNKSSS